From the Montipora capricornis isolate CH-2021 chromosome 2, ASM3666992v2, whole genome shotgun sequence genome, one window contains:
- the LOC138028399 gene encoding proline and serine-rich protein 1-like has translation MDPISFGIVKREVQRLPFKDDKVNAIAFAQGLFYAEQVAELMREFSYDDGRLKGLQACIGKMLPATCVGIIPLLRAFSFDNNKVSALELVAAQVTDPLNFVVFNEVFPYINERNRVGIIMQRRSTMGPPQTPIMVNPGVAGNPYPYGRPKPSVDPNDPLYRVADKAVTGAVNVVEGACGMLFGRPQQRGVVVQRPAVVTYQTTSYVTPPGAGQQVLHVPPGATVTTVTPPASYPQQAYPIGTYPMAQPPAYHPQGGYSAQPQWK, from the coding sequence ATGGATCCTATATCTTTCGGAATCGTTAAGAGGGAAGTCCAGCGTCTGCCCTTCAAGGACGACAAAGTGAATGCAATCGCTTTTGCTCAAGGACTTTTTTATGCCGAGCAAGTCGCAGAGTTGATGAGGGAGTTCAGTTACGACGACGGCCGATTGAAAGGACTTCAAGCCTGTATTGGGAAGATGCTTCCTGCGACCTGCGTTGGGATAATTCCATTACTTAGAGCTTTCTCGTTCGACAACAATAAGGTTTCAGCACTCGAGCTAGTTGCAGCGCAGGTCACAGATCCACTGAACTTCGTTGTATTCAATGAGGTCTTCCCGTATATCAACGAACGCAATCGTGTTGGAATCATCATGCAAAGAAGATCCACCATGGGGCCTCCCCAGACGCCTATAATGGTCAATCCAGGTGTTGCAGGAAATCCTTATCCGTATGGAAGACCCAAACCCTCCGTCGATCCCAACGATCCATTATACAGGGTTGCCGATAAAGCTGTTACTGGTGCGGTTAATGTTGTGGAAGGTGCGTGTGGTATGTTGTTTGGCCGCCCACAGCAAAGAGGGGTTGTTGTCCAACGTCCAGCAGTAGTGACCTATCAGACAACCTCATATGTGACACCTCCAGGTGCTGGCCAGCAAGTTTTGCATGTCCCTCCTGGTGCCACAGTTACCACTGTCACTCCACCTGCGTCATACCCACAACAGGCATATCCAATAGGAACCTACCCAATGGCACAGCCACCAGCCTACCATCCTCAAGGAGGCTACTCAGCACAGCCTCAGTGGAAGTAA
- the LOC138028404 gene encoding V-type proton ATPase subunit G-like, with translation MCIPRCTYITHQKEPSPTHVLLTLLLLTPPSTKSSHNHMTWSHSIFKMASQSQGIQQLLQAEKKAETMVSDARKRKTQKLKRAKEEAQAEIRSYKEERERQFKEYQREHMGSKDDFKAKVDEQTMVQLNEIGESVEKNKEKVIDRLLNLVYDIKPELHQNLRT, from the exons ATGTGTATACCGAGATGTACCTATATAACGCATCAAAAA GAACCTTCACCTACCCACGTGCTCCTTACGTTGCTACTGCTTACCCCTCCCTCAACAAAGTCGTCACATAATCACATGACTTGGAGTCACTCgattttcaagatggcgtcacAATCACAAGGAATACAGCAACTGTTACAGGCTGAGAAAAAGGCCGAAACTATGGTGTCTGATGCTCGAAAAC GAAAGACGCAAAAACTGAAGAGAGCAAAAGAGGAGGCACAAGCTGAAATAAGGAGTTACAAGGAAGAACGAGAGAGGCAGTTTAAAGAGTATCAGAGAGAA CACATGGGGTCCAAAgatgattttaaagcaaaagttGATGAGCAGACAATGGTGCAGTTGAATGAAATTGGTGAAAGTGTtgagaaaaacaaggaaaaagtgATAGACAGGCTCCTGAATTTGGTTTATGACATTAAACCAGAACTTCACCAGAATCTGAGGACATAG